The sequence TCAGGAACTTTAAACAATGATTTAAAGACCTgctacattttataattatatcatGGTTACGAGTAGCACATTTCACCTAAATTGTAGTTACTTTCCGATATTcagatatattattttaagatgtgtTCTGTCTGGGTTAAACATAACAAGTCTCCAAGACCTCACAAAAGATCTCAGTGATTTCAGTGTAAAACAGCCAAAGTGTTTGCTTTGAGGAACCATGTCCTTGTTTGTTTAGATAGTATATTGCTaatttaataatacaatataataatatacaattattgtacaatataataatatatatgtcCTCTCGACTGAACATAATATAGTCATAGAGGTGAAGAAATTAcataacattttcttaaaattaGTGCAAGAATAATGGCTAACATCTATATGTTGTTACAATAATTTTATAACAAAATTTCAAGTGGATAGTATCACAAGACAAACAGGTTATCTGTCTCAGCATACTGATATGGTGGTGAGCTTCTCTCTTTGCTTTCTGACTAAGGGAGGTTTTTGtatgacagaatttcactgtGCACCTGCCGTCACTATAAACCCCCATACAATAATAATCTCCTGCATCTTCAGGTTTGGCTTCACGTATGGTCAGTGTGAAAAGGAGTCCAGATTGACTTCCACTGAACCGATCTGAGATTCCAGTTTCTAAATTGTTTGCTTTATAGATTAGGAGTTTAGGAGCTTCTCCAGTTTTGTGTAGATACCAGCTCATGTCATCATCAACTCCACTGGTCCCAGTACAGCTAATAGAGACAAATTCTGATTCTTTAACAGACAGAAATTCAGGAGACTGGACCTCCTGATAGGACCCTATAAGAGAACATTTGAACATTAATATAAGGAGAGAAGTTTGCATCTACTTTGTaatgaaaaagcaaaaaaaggaGCTCCAaggctaaaaaaacaaaatccaatTCCATTacagaaattacattaaattcataataaataaataataacctTGAGCAAGCAGACCCAGTGTTCCCAATATCAGAATAAGAGACATTGTTTTCTGTTGGTTATGGCAcagctgaacacacacagatcactAGTGATGTTTTTAGAGTGGTTACCATGCAAATCTTCGCCAAACTACAAAACGTAGTAATTTACATACTGGAATTGTACATATCACAATCAATGCTAAACTAAATGAGTATcagaatattttgaataatttattatGCAGACGTACCATAACATTCACaagtaaaaataaaggttttgagACATGGTTCTCTCTCCCAAATGTGTGCTAAACAATTTCTTATTAACAGTTGTGAGAATGAtgttaatgcataaatgtaggtCACATTACTAGGCACTCAAATCTGCTTTATAAAATTATCTACAAGAGAAGGGAAAGGGGCTGAAAGTGGATGAAtgttaataaaagtttgttaaagACTGAGAGTTACAGTAATTATGCCgaaaaatatgtaatgtaatgtttataaagCAGAACATGGTACAATTATAAATGATAGATTTAGTGAGGCCAGATTaagtgttttatgttttcattcttGTGTTCACTCTAATTTTGTTCTCCTTCCAGCACCTGGTGTCTTGGTTCATCAGATTCTCATTAATCTGCACAAGGGAGGATTTTGTATAGCAGTTTTTCACTGTGTGAACACCCATTTGTCACTGATCTTATGCACACTCATACAGTAATATACTCCTGCATCTTCAAGATGGACATTATTGTTGATGAGAGTGAAATCAAGACCATTTCCTCCAGAGTGAAAACTGCCTCCACCACTCATTCTGGATGGAGAATCTGAGGGCTTCATTGTTGTGAAATATATCAGGAGTTTAGGGGGACCCTCTGCTCTCTGAAGATACCAGGAGATGTAGTAATCTTTAGATGTTGAACCCGTTGGAACCCTATAAACTACAGTGTTGACCTTACAGTCAATAGAGACGCTCTGACCAATCTGAGCAGATTTAACTTCAGGCTGATTCACAACAACCTGTCCCAAAACACCTGCTGAAATGAAAGACTGCTTGATTAGAATattgtgaaacattttaaaattcattattatatctgatataacacaaaaaatgagtGTAAGTAAAAATAGTTACCTTGGATGAAGCAAAGTGCCCATATGAAGAGAATCATATTTGCTTCAGGTTGTGTTTTAGTGAGCAGGTGTTGTGTTAAAACTGTTCACAGGTCTATAAACACTTTCAGAGCACTGAAGCATGAACTGTCTATGCAAAGCTTAACAAGCAGAAGTTTCaattcaaaacaaaagtttaaaaatttGTGATAAAACCACTAGGGGGCAGTGAgctttattcttgtttttcctGTCTTCACAGCTCACTGTCAGGAGAATTTATACAGAAAtgaatctttaaaaatgaaaaaaaaaaactttgtgggAATTAATGCCTGTTGTGGACTTTGAGGTAGAGGAATCAAATACTACAGAAATTACAATTATGTCTAAATACCCTACATATTTGAGTCTTTTGATGAATATTACATATACAAACTAGATATTgggaaatgcattatttaaattatCATCTGTAGCCTATGTACAATAGATGTTTATTTTCCTACTAAACACTTTCAGAAAGATCTTCCAGCCAGCAGCGTTAAAGttgaatttatgtttttgtatgacACTTGTATATCCAAGACCTCACAAAAGATCTCAGTGATTTCAATGTTTAAACAACCAAACCTTTTTGCTTTAAGGGACCATGAAAACCTTAACAACACGTCCTTGTTTGTTTAGCTAGTGTATAGCTAATATaataatacagtataatattatataatttttatacaaTATGATCATATATATGTCTTCTCCACTGCATATAATATATTCAAAGAGGTGAAGAAATTACTTTACGTTGTTTTAAATGAGTTCAAGAGTGATGGCTAACATCTAcaatatgttttgttaaaattttataacaaaatatcaaGTGGATAGTATCACAAGACAAACAGGTTATCTGTCTCAGAATACTGATATCATGGTGAGCTTCTCTCTTTGCTTTCTGAGTAAGGGAGGTTTTTGtatgacagaatttcactgtGTGCACCTGTCCCTACTATAATACCCCATACAATAATAATCTCCTGCATCTTCAGGTTTGGCTTCACTTATGGTCAGTGTGAAAAGGAGTCCAGATTGACTTCCACTGAACCGATCTGAGATTCCAGATACTAATTGGTTTGCATCATGGATCAGGAGTTTAGGAGCTTCTCCAGCTTTGTGTAGATACCAGCTCATGTCATCACCAACTCCACTGGTCCCAGTACAGCTAATAGAGACAGATTCTGATTCTTTAACAGACAGAAATGCAGGAGACTGGACCTCCTGATAGGTTcctatgaaaaaaacatttgaacattaaAATTATGAGAGATCGTTGTTTCTACTTTCTaatgaaaaagcaaaaaaagttccaaggctaaaaaaacaaaagccagTTCCATTacagaaattacattaaattcataataaataaataataacctTGAGCAAGCAGACCCAGTGTTCCCAATATCAGAATAAGAGACATTGTTTTCTGTTGGTTATGGCACAGCTGAACACACATAGATCACTAGTGATGTTTTTAGAGTGGTTATTATGCAAATCTTCGCCAAACTACAAAACATAGTAATTTACATACTGGAATTGTACATATCACAATCAATGCTAAACTAAATGAGTATCAgaatattttgtgaaaaaattctaacaatttataatttattatgcAGATGTACCATAACATTCACAATAGAAAATACATGTTCTGAGACATGGTTCTCTCTCCCAAATGTGTGCTAAACAATTTCTCAATAACAGTTCTTTAACTGTTCTGAGAATGATGTTAATGCTAAATGTTGGCTATATTGActtttagtaatttagcagttAATACAATAAATAGGCACTCAAATCTGTTTTATAAGATTCTCTACAAGAGCAGGGATAGGGGCTGAAAGAGGATTCATATTTATAAAGTGTGTTAAGGACGGAGAGTTTAGTTGccaaaaaatatgtaatgtaaCGTTTGTAGAGCAGAAGTGTTGGATGAAGCAAAGTGCCCATATGAAGAGAATCATATTTGCTTCAGGTTGTGTTTTAGTGAGCAGGTGTTGTGTTAAAAGAGTTCACAGGTCTATAAACACTTTCAGAGCACTGACGCATGAACTGACTATGCAAAGCTTAACTATAGCAGAATTTATACATTAATGaattctttaaaaattaaataaaatattttgggaaTTAATGCCTGTGGTGGAACCAAATGTTAGAAATTATAATTAAGACTTAATACACTACATATTTGTGTCTTTTGGTGAATATTACATGTAGTAACTAGATATTAGGAAATACATTATCTAATTTATCCTGTGTAAGTACAGCATGTCTACATTAGAGTGGATGTTTCTTTTCCCTCTATACACTTTCAGAAAGATCTCCCAGCCAGCAGCATTAATGTTTAATGGATGCTTTTGTACGACACTTTTACACTGAACACCCAGTCATAGCCCTTACTGCCTCTGCTGTGTTTACTCTGACAGTAATAATCTCCTGAATCTTCAGGCTGAACTTCACTGATGGTCAGAGTAAATCAATGTGGTTTCCACTCTCACTGCCATTAAATCTAGAGGAAACTCCTGAAGCTCTCGTTGATGTGAGATAGATCAGGAGTTTAGGAACCTTTCTGGGAATCTGATGGTATCAGGACATGAAGTATTTTGCATTAGTCGAGTCCAAGCAATTAACACTTGGTGTGTGTTTACTTTCAATAGTAACAGTTTGATCAGACTCCACAGAGTCACAACTTGACCGACAGTACCTGTGAAGAGATAACCAAATAACATCAAGTCCAGTTCCAGACATATTCTCTACTGAAATaagattaacatttttgttaacatttataaattgcAAAATTCAATCcatcacataaaataaaatgatttacctTGAATGCAGAAGAGTGTCCAAATGATGATAAACATCATAGTTGTAGGTTGAggtttgttgtaaaaaaaaatgtttagttttaaagTGTCTGGAAACTCAGAGGTCTATAAACACTCTCATGAACAGCAGTGATGCATGAACAGCCAATGCAAAGCATCTGTTGTTTGAAAGCAAATACCTCAGTAAAACAGatcaatgaataaatgtttgcgGCAAAATTATGGGaaattataattgtattataaatgATGTTAAGTTTagcaaaagaaaaatagatgTTCTGCAGCAATGTTCAGACATAATGTATATCTGACAGGATCATTTGACATTATGCAACAATGTAGCTACTGAATATTCTATTTGAAGAGATTCATAAAACATGCAGGTTAGATTTCACCAGAAACTGCATTACAACAAGATCATTTCATAacatagttttatttaaatgtattattttatttgagcTAATGTGCTGTTATTTGAGACAgatttcacatgtttttctcacaataaatttaaaataactttatacacatataatattaatgaatattaacatgtttttaaatatatatatccctGAAAGTGAAAATATTAGAACAATAGAGAAAAAAATGCCTAAAATACAACACTACTACATTTTACTGGAAATTTAGAAACAAATCTGTTAAAATTGAATGTAATGTCAATTcttttgacttttatttgtAAACATCTGTTTTCTATTATGCATATCAAATAAAAGCTGTGAGAGTGACATAAAGCAAATGGTGTAGTGTATAAGCTGTGTACTAATGTGCAGGAGGTTTTTGTACAGCCGCTGAATGGGTTTGTATCACTGTGGAGAACTTTTGGTGGAGGCACAAGACTCTCAGTTGGAAGTAAGTcaatttctctttatttttaacacaagacattaaaacaacataattaAAAAGACTCTCATGATAGATGAGAACTCAATTCTGGTATTTAAAGCGTAAAGTATATTgcaatgtataaaaatatgttttttttaaagaacgtatttggtttgatttaatatgcttgtttaatttgttatgATTTCAAGGTCAAGGTCGAACAGAtaactttaaaatcaaaatatttataaacaatgtATTGTTATAAGGGGAAATTTAAAAGCACAGATAataactgtatatttaattCAATCTTATCCATATTTAAATGTTCTGCATTTTGGTGCAAGAATAAACTTAATAAATTCAgctattttacatttacgcatttagcGACTGATATTGCATAATACTATAACAGAGTTTGTGCAtatccctgggattgaacccatgacattgATGTTATTAGTTACatgctcttaccattgagctACATGAAATTGTATACTTTAGTTGTTAGTATTGTAATTGTTACTATTAACAGTACTGTTAGTGATTGTTAGTATTTTACTTGTAAGAAGTTTGTACTTTATTGTTCTGTAGTAATTCTGTAGTagttttaaaatcttaatgtctcttataaatgaaaaaatgtgtataaacagAAAtactgaaacatgtttttaaatgctttaatttttatatttaaaatatttgatgtaCTGAACACGTTtaacatgtgttttaaaaataaaaatactattttaatgGGCTGCTTTACTCAGATCTGCTTGATGAACTATGAATCTGTTAAAGGGAAGTGAAAACACAGAATGTGTGCAAGAAACTTCACAgtttccatctctctctgtctctctttctctagcTAACGCTCAGCCGACTCTAACGGTCCTGTCACCCTCCAGAGATGAGTTGAATCAGGGTAAAGCTACAGTCATGTGTGTGGCCAGTAAGGGATTCCCCTCTGACTGGAAGTTGAGCTGGAAGGTGGATGGTAACAGCAGGAGCTCTGGTGTGAATCTGAGTCCAGGTGTCCTGCAGAAGGATGGACTGTACAGCTGGAGCAGCAGTCTGAGTCTCACTAACAGTGAATGGAGCTCAGCAAAAACCATCAGCTGTGAGGCCACACAGAGCTCTCAGAATCCAGTCTCCAAAATCCTCAACACACAGGAGTGTGATATACAATGAGAGTATCCACACGCGCATGTGCACGCACAAACATACAGATGCTTTAGTAAAAGTAACACAATTATATATTAGTTTGCTTATCTATGATTCAtaaaaaagactaaatgtaTGTTTCTTAATGCTTCTAGTGCTATACACACATAACTGCAAACCATTTGTATGTACTTTGtgacaaataaatgatttgtgaaTCATTGAGTGtgtcttttttatcttttgtatatatacatatctcAAATTGTATTACTATACTGTGTAAGactcacacatttacatttatgcattgcattttttagaCTTTtagcttttttccaaagcaacttaaTGTAAGAAAAAATGATGAGGGCGAAGAAGATCTCAAAGAAGAAGTGTATTGTAGCGTAGAAGATACAAAGCACATGATGCACTTTGGGTTCAGGGGAGTCAGAATGAACTCAGAACAGTATTAACACTGTCACTTTATACTTTTCCTTCAAACCAGCTTCCTCacacatcatttaaatgaagtgaAGGGAATGTGTAGATAACATTAAAAGTTATCCCTTTCTGTTCCCAGGTTATTACTCTTAGGTGTTCCTAGCCAAATATCTCTGTTGGTTCTTGAAGTCCCCCCACTATGCTAATTGTAATTTCCTTCATGGTGTTAAACCCATATGGCTGCTATACTGATGAGATTACCTCCATGATAATTAAACCTTTCTGGGGATGAGCTTGTTCACTATTGTGGGGTGGATCTGTTTATAGGCATTATGTTATTTCgtacattatattacattgaaggagtcatatgacacggctaaaatgaatattatcattagttttagatgcaatgcaatgtttttacatgatttaagtttcaaaaacgctgtgttttccacataccgtgcatgtttgtatctcctctttgtcccacctctctgaaacgcgcagatttttttacaaagctcatcactctgtaAAGCGagctgtgctatgattggccagttaaccagtgagCAGTAATTGgccgaatactgcaagcgtgtgacataaatttacatttctgcatttggcagacgcatttatccaaagcgacttacattgcattgtattatacatttgtttctgactatatgCAATTCCCCGGGATTGAACACATGACCTtagcattgctagtgccattctctaaccactgagccaaaGGAAATGTAATGCTTCTTTTCAAATgaggaacatcaggttccaaagcaattataTGACAGCTGCGCCCACCATACTTGCgtgtacatttgggcggtcttagtcaaatcataccatgaactgatgtagattttcCGGGGTTTTGGTTACACAaagcgtttcaggcaggtctgtgtaagcattcgcttttagatagaatgcatatttttttccgattttttttttcaatttcacaAGTACGTGTCTAACACATGCATGGGCTACTtacaaacacaccaaagacacagaaaaacatgtattcgcgcaatatgactcctttaaactATATGTATGTTTCTCAGCATATGCAAATCCCTTTGCTGATGGAGattatgtatttatgaaacacactctgtagagcagtttaggGCTGTCGAAACAACAGGGTAAATATAAGTAGACCTGCGATGTATGTagttagaaatagctcattctaagtttgagaaaataaaagcataatgcttcattatataagctctttatacatctctgatgacatagttatgtatataatgtattatgtaGCCTCAcataaaaattacacattggaccttgaaaaaaatgtctgtgttctgtccACTGTGTGAACACAAATGTTATAAAATTCAAGAAATGTTTACTCTGACAGTAATAATCTCCTGAAGTTTCAGGCTGAACGTCACTGATGGTCGAAGTAAAATCAATGTGGTTTCCACTCTCAATGCCACTATATCTAGAGGAAACTCCTGAAGCTCTATCAGATGTGGAAGAGATCAGGAGTTTGGGAGCTTCTCCAAGAATCTGATGATACCAGGCCATGCAATACTGAGAGGAACCTGTTTCTTTAACACACAATACTGCTggtgtgtgtttacagtgaaTAGAGACAGTTTGACCAAACTGCACGGTCTGAGCTTGAGATTGAGACAAAATCTGCCCCACGGCAACTGAAAGACAGAAGTGAAAACACTGAATTATATATTTCACAATGTTGGTGTTACACCAACACAATAAATGTCTAACAAAGTCCCATAAAATTAAAAGTAGCCCAAAAACTTAGTTACCAAATACATGTCAATGTTTTTCTATGTAGTATTAAAATCATAAGTGTCATGTGGCATGTAAAAtctatatttgtatgtatataatgtataagtTGTTACTTACCCCAGGTTCATTGTCAGTACCCCAAAAGTAATGGATATTGAAGCCAAGTTTCATTTCAGATCCACAATTCTAGATCTCAAAATCTCTCAATCCTTCAATAATAAACACAGTGGTCTATAAACACTTACAGAGCACTGAAGCATGAAGTTGCAATGCAAAGtatttttacaatgtaaatacTCTTCTGTGAAACGACTTTTACAGGAAGATATCTCGTAGTAACCTGCCtgaatatattcaaatatttttttggggggaagggacaatgtataaaatgtgttatgataGAATATAATTTGTAACAATTTGTCTGCCCTTGGTTTATGTTTAGACTGGATGAGTGACTTGAattctgtttctgtttctcttcaaTTGCCTGAGATAAAAATTAAATCCTAGAATAACTGGAATATGCCTCacaatttaattgcatttttaatcaaaattacaaaaaagatatttggaaaacgAAGTTACAGCAAAAGTTCACCAGAAC comes from Triplophysa dalaica isolate WHDGS20190420 chromosome 25, ASM1584641v1, whole genome shotgun sequence and encodes:
- the LOC130416122 gene encoding uncharacterized protein LOC130416122 encodes the protein MSLILILGTLGLLAQGSYQEVQSPEFLSVKESEFVSISCTGTSGVDDDMSWYLHKTGEAPKLLIYKANNLETGISDRFSGSQSGLLFTLTIREAKPEDAGDYYCMGVYSDGRCTVKFCHTKTSLSQKAKREAHHHISMLRQITCLSCDTIHLKFCVLGQVVMNQPEVKSAQIGQSVSIDCKVNTVVYRVPTGSTSKDYYISWYLQRAEGPPKLLIYYTTMKPSDSPSRMSGGGSFHSGGNGLDFSLTNSNVHLEDAGVYYCMSVHRISDKWVFTQ